TGTCGGCTACTGGGTTGACTATGTTTAATTTATCTAGTGCTGGTGGCGATCGCACTCTATCAAACTCTAAACCACTCAAGTAATTATCAGTTAATCATGACAACCAATATCTGGTTACTAATCTCCAGTGGATTTATTTCGGGGATCTTAGCAGGTTTACTAGGCATTGGAGGCGGAACTGTCATTGTTCCTTTGTTAGTGGCTTTAGGTGTCTCTCCGCTTCAGTCTGTAGCTACTAGTAGTTTAACAATTTTGATTACTTCAATTTCTGGAACAATTCAAAATTGGCGGTTGGGTTATTTAGATATAAAACGTGTAATTTCTTTAGGATTACCAGCCATAATTACAGCCCAATTAGGTGTCTTATTAGCTAATTTATTACCATCTTACTTCGTTCTTTTAGGATTTGGAATTCTCTTAATTACTAATATTTATCTACTTAATTTGCGTCGTCAACTAATTTCCTCAGAAAGTTACGGCAATAAGAAGACTATTTCTCCTAGTATTGCCAGATTAATTACTGGTAGTATCGGCGGAATCTTAGCTGGATTATTTGGGGTTGGTGGTGGTGTAGTTATGGTTCCACTCCAGCTATTACTATTAGGAGAAAATATTAAATTGGCGATTCAAACTAGTTTAGGAGTAGTAGTTATTACCGCTATTTCTGCTCTTTTAGGTCATGCTTTAAGCGGTAATGTTGTAGTAAATGTAGGATTAATTTTAGGAGTGGGAGGACTTTTAGGAACGCAAGTTGGAACTAGATTATTACCTAAAATTCCAGACGATCAGATAGTTTTAATCTTCCGAGGATTTTTGATGGTTTTATCAGTTTATATATTTTTTCAGGCTTGGCAAAGCTATCAAAACTATAAAATATAAACACTAGTTTTGTACCGATTGGGTTATACCAATTCACTAAATACTTGCTACATATTAATCCTCTGTAGGGGCGCAATGCATTGCGGAGGTCGCGGTTTTGTCGTCGCACGGCAAAATTTCAGCGACCGTCCCCTGCCAGGATTTGTCGCATTTTCAAGGTGAATTGGTATTATGTCAAAAACAGGCGATCGCACTGCCCTAAATTACATTATTGGACAAATTAATCAGGCTTCGAGAGCAAAATATACCAATGATTCATCATTCCCGACATTGTAGCTATTTATTTCTCCCGATTTAATTGAATAAGCACTGTATCCGAACTGTTGCAAGTAAGAACATATTTCTTGGGGAGATGTTCCAGCTTTGCGGAGATTAAGAGCGTTTATTTCCACAAATAGGCTTTTTACTTGTTTATTAGATAACATCTGCTGCATACCCTTCAAAACACTCAGTTCATATCCCTCAACATCAATTTTAATTAAGTCAATTGTGTCAATTTTTTGCTCTTGACAGAAGTAATCTATGCTGACAGCACTGACATCTTCATAATTAGGAGACTCCTCGATCACAGAGGATAATCCAGTGTTCTGCATGGAAGAAAAATAGATGCGTTCAACTCCATTAGTATCAGACACAATAGATTTGATGGCAGTAATATTATTAACTTGATTAAGAGCAATATTTCTGGTCAGGGTATTGAATTGATAAGACATCGGCTCGAAGGAATATACGCAACCATTAATGACCCTGGCAAATTGTATGGTATAATAACCGATATTTGCACCAATATCGAAAATAGTTTGGCATCCTTTGGCCCTATTTATCATAAATAACTCATAGCTAGTTTCGACTTGATAATTTCCATAAATAAACACATTCCAAGGAATCCAATCGTCGAGGTTACATATGAGTTTTCCGCCACCAGGATTTCTCATCTCAACCACAGACTCAAGATTTTTCCCTCTAACTAATGGAGCTATAATCTTTCTGGCTAAAAACCCTTTTCCTTTCACTGAAGGAAGTAATCTATATATTTTGCCAACACTATCTATAAGCATTTATCATAATCCCTATTTTTGATGATTAGCTATCACAAATTGAAGCACATCAAATTCGATCTGAAGAGGGCAGGTTTTGTTTGAGATCAATAGACCTCTTGCAAAACTTAAGACGTATCGATTGGAGTAAAGAGTAAAGAGTAACGAGTAA
The window above is part of the Merismopedia glauca CCAP 1448/3 genome. Proteins encoded here:
- a CDS encoding sulfite exporter TauE/SafE family protein, translated to MTTNIWLLISSGFISGILAGLLGIGGGTVIVPLLVALGVSPLQSVATSSLTILITSISGTIQNWRLGYLDIKRVISLGLPAIITAQLGVLLANLLPSYFVLLGFGILLITNIYLLNLRRQLISSESYGNKKTISPSIARLITGSIGGILAGLFGVGGGVVMVPLQLLLLGENIKLAIQTSLGVVVITAISALLGHALSGNVVVNVGLILGVGGLLGTQVGTRLLPKIPDDQIVLIFRGFLMVLSVYIFFQAWQSYQNYKI
- a CDS encoding FkbM family methyltransferase codes for the protein MLIDSVGKIYRLLPSVKGKGFLARKIIAPLVRGKNLESVVEMRNPGGGKLICNLDDWIPWNVFIYGNYQVETSYELFMINRAKGCQTIFDIGANIGYYTIQFARVINGCVYSFEPMSYQFNTLTRNIALNQVNNITAIKSIVSDTNGVERIYFSSMQNTGLSSVIEESPNYEDVSAVSIDYFCQEQKIDTIDLIKIDVEGYELSVLKGMQQMLSNKQVKSLFVEINALNLRKAGTSPQEICSYLQQFGYSAYSIKSGEINSYNVGNDESLVYFALEA